The Anabas testudineus chromosome 14, fAnaTes1.2, whole genome shotgun sequence genome includes a region encoding these proteins:
- the LOC113170395 gene encoding adapter molecule crk-like, with protein MAGNFDAEDRASWYWGRLSRQEAVSLLQGQRHGVFLVRDSITSPGDYVLSVSENSKVSHYIINSISNNRQSGSGLAPPRFRIGDQEFEALPALLEFYKIHYLDTTTLIEPIGKAKHTGFSSPSSVGVPQQPEEAEFVRALFDFPGNDEEDLPFRKGDVLRVLEKPEEQWWNAANQEGRTGMIPVPYVEKYRPASPTAACLASPVVGTGQGGLVGGVMGSTDGIGAPLASPLGDPGQYAQPVVNTQLPNLQNGPVYARVIQKRVPNAYDKTALALEVGDMVKVTKINVNGQWEGECKGKRGHFPFTHVRLLEQYQTDDES; from the exons ATGGCCGGTAATTTTGATGCCGAAGACCGTGCTAGCTGGTACTGGGGAAGGCTCAGTCGCCAGGAAGCCGTTTCTCTTTTACAGGGACAGAGACATGGTGTTTTCCTGGTGAGGGACTCCATAACCAGCCCTGGTGACTACGTGCTGTCCGTGTCGGAGAACTCCAAAGTGTCCCATTATATCATCAACAGCATCAGCAACAACCGGCAATCTGGCTCTG GTTTGGCTCCTCCTCGTTTTCGGATTGGGGATCAGGAGTTTGAAGCACTGCCAGCCCTGCTGGAGTTTTATAAGATCCACTACCTGGACACCACTACACTTATAGAACCCATAGGTAAAGCCAAGCACACAGGTTTTAGTAGCCCCTCCTCTGTTGGTGTCCCACAGCAGCCTGAGGAGGCTGAGTTTGTCAGGGCGCTGTTTGACTTCCCTGGTAACGATGAAGAGGACCTGCCTTTCCGCAAGGGTGACGTCCTGCGTGTGCTGGAGAAGCCTGAGGAACAGTGGTGGAACGCTGCTAACCAGGAGGGCCGGACTGGAATGATCCCTGTGCCTTATGTGGAGAAGTACCGGCCTGCTTCACCCACTGCTGCTTGCCTGGCTTCTCCTGTTGTGGGGACTGGACAGGGGGGGCTTGTTGGAGGGGTAATGGGTAGCACAGATGGAATAGGGGCTCCACTGGCCAGTCCTTTGGGGGACCCAGGCCAGTATGCTCAGCCCGTGGTCAACACACAGCTTCCTAACTTACAGAACGGGCCTGTCTATGCCCGAGTCATTCAGAAGAGGGTGCCCAATGCCTATGACAAGACGGCGCTTGCTCTGGAG GTGGGAGACATGGTAAAAGTGACCAAGATCAACGTGAATGGCCAATGGGAGGGTGAATGCAAGGGTAAACGAGGCCACTTTCCCTTCACCCACGTTCGACTGTTGGAACAATACCAAACTGACGATGAGAGCTGA
- the LOC113169576 gene encoding smoothelin-like protein 1 isoform X1: MDADKGVQESTVSEALVQFKATLQAAISEVHVDVSAFKQRIEQRIEELCVSNRPLAEAVSRLQEENVQLRAKLETLNHLVEGLAGIEIEKNSVEVKNGEEAINNGHAQIQSKSQKEQRGLPNSGRSESSLSSQSTCTYSDQSGSSTGSSHAAAAVAAHSNTPAPPPWRAKRHAEINGTDARGEKNVAATGQESGKQEKESDAAQSDKAIPQSHQPLTANTKPSSESSTMTNSPQSTVENLEKPDQEESGLLTKPHLPLSAMTKVSCDAPTVPQSPASVPKAPKETPVKSVMCPGECNADEPQPHLPVSAMTTKASPESVLAAKPAQSSSSAAGPCMAVAPTGDTGEYSATRGTFGAKETKFQESGAGAQTLPHLPLTAVTKSSSETAPSKADQSPTSIPESPKIKRGDYPFRLDVSEHKPHLALSAISKPNSESSPSTQSPSLLASQDPAVKPGEYPFKRLPVLKTPSPSLKRSVSFPQSAEKLLPSKSIIKSGFSPNLDKKLNKPGCVEFKQDIIKSQTLPRSNGAQAKRALFERMNSEPTKSKDSKPKLKRSQSFGVSSASGIKQILLEWCRSKTIGYQNIDIQNFSSSWSDGMAFCALVHSFFPLEFDYNTLDPANRKHNLELAFTTAEEQADCLRLIEVEDMLEMGDKPDPMCVFTYVQSLYNHLKKFE; the protein is encoded by the exons atggATGCGGATAAAGGTGTTCAGGAGTCAACGGTAAGTGAGGCTCTGGTTCAGTTTAAGGCCACCTTGCAAGCGGCCATAAGCGAGGTACATGTGGATGTAAGTGCTTTCAAGCAGCGCATAGAGCAAAGGATTGAGGAGCTGTGCGTTTCCAACAGACCCTTGGCAGAGGCAGTTTCCAGGCTACAGGAGGAAAACGTGCAGCTCAGGGCAAAGCTGGAGACTCTCAACCATCTGGTCGAGGGTCTTGCCGGGATAGAGATAGAGAAGAATTCAGTTGAAGTGAAAAATGGAGAAGAAGCTATAAATAATGGACATGCACAGATTCAGTCCAAGAGCCAGAAAGAGCAAAGGGGTCTGCCTAACTCTGGAAGGTCAGAGTCCAGCCTGTCAAGTCAGTCCACATGCACATACTCTGATCAATCTGGGTCAAGTACAGGATCAagtcatgctgctgctgctgttgctgctcacAGCAACACTCCAGCCCCTCCTCCGTGGAGAGCAAAGAGACATGCTGAAATCAAC GGTACTGACgcaagaggagagaaaaatgttGCCGCAACGGGACAGGAGAGTGGGAAACAAG AAAAGGAGTCCGACGCAGCCCAAAGTGATAAAGCTATTCCCCAGTCCCACCAGCCTCTCACTGCCAACACCAAGCCAAGCTCAGAGTCTTCCACCATGACGAACTCTCCCCAGTCCACAGTGGAAAACCTCGAAAAGCCTG ACCAGGAAGAATCGGGCCTTCTGACCAAACCCCATCTTCCCCTCAGTGCGATGACTAAAGTCAGCTGTGATGCTCCAACTGTTCCTCAGTCTCCTGCTTCAGTGCCCAAAGCACCCAAAGAAACCCCAGTAAAATCAGTGATGTGTCCTGGTGAATGCA ATGCTGATGAACCCCAGCCCCATCTTCCCGTCTCTGCCATGACAACCAAAGCCAGTCCAGAGAGTGTGCTTGCAGCCAAACCTGCTCAgtcttcatcatcagcagcTGGTCCTTGCATGGCAGTGGCTCCAACAGGAGACACGGGAGAATATTCTGCTACAAGAGGTACATTTGGAGCAAAAGAGACGAAATTCCAGGAGTCAGGCGCTGGAGCTCAGACTTTGCCTCATCTTCCACTCACAGCTGTAACCAAAAGCAGCTCTGAGACTGCTCCATCCAAAGCTGATCAGAGTCCAACATCAATACCTGAGTCGCCAAAAATTAAGCGTGGTGATTATCCATTTAGACTTG ATGTTAGTGAACACAAGCCACACTTGGCTCTTTCTGCCATTTCCAAACCCAACTCAGAGTCATCACCATCAACTCAGTCTCCAAGTCTTTTAGCATCACAGGACCCTGCAGTGAAACCAGGGGAATATCCCTTTAAGCGGC TCCCAGTTCTCAAGACACCCAGTCCCAGTCTAAAGAGAAGTGTGAGCTTTCCTCAGTCTGCAg AAAAATTACTTCCCTCCAAATCAATCATAAAATCTGGTTTCTCACCTAATTTGGACAA GAAACTGAACAAACCAGGGTGTGTTGAGTTTAAGCAGGATATAATCAAATCACAAACACTTCCACGCTCAAACGGGGCTCAGGCCAAACGGGCTCTTTTTGAAAGGATGAACTCAGAGCCtacaaa GTCAAAGGACTCCAAACCTAAACTGAAGCGCTCTCAGAGTTTTGGAGTGTCCAGTGCCAGTGGTATCAAACAGATTCTCTTGGAGTGGTGTCGCTCAAAAACCATTGGCTATCAG AACATAGACATCCAGAACTTCTCATCCAGCTGGAGTGATGGGATGGCCTTTTGTGCTCTGGTCCACTCCTTCTTCCCTCTAGAGTTTGACTATAACACGCTGGATCCAGCAAACCGCAAACACAACTTAGAGCTGGCCTTCACCACTGCAGA AGAGCAGGCGGACTGTCTCCGTCTGATCGAGGTGGAGGACATGTTGGAGATGGGGGATAAGCCAGAccccatgtgtgtgtttacatatgtCCAGTCCCTCTACAACCACCTGAAGAAGTTTGAATAA
- the LOC113169576 gene encoding PGC-1 and ERR-induced regulator in muscle protein 1-like isoform X2: MDADKGVQESTVSEALVQFKATLQAAISEVHVDVSAFKQRIEQRIEELCVSNRPLAEAVSRLQEENVQLRAKLETLNHLVEGLAGIEIEKNSVEVKNGEEAINNGHAQIQSKSQKEQRGLPNSGRSESSLSSQSTCTYSDQSGSSTGSSHAAAAVAAHSNTPAPPPWRAKRHAEINGTDARGEKNVAATGQESGKQEKESDAAQSDKAIPQSHQPLTANTKPSSESSTMTNSPQSTVENLEKPDQEESGLLTKPHLPLSAMTKVSCDAPTVPQSPASVPKAPKETPVKSVMCPGECNADEPQPHLPVSAMTTKASPESVLAAKPAQSSSSAAGPCMAVAPTGDTGEYSATRGTFGAKETKFQESGAGAQTLPHLPLTAVTKSSSETAPSKADQSPTSIPESPKIKRGDYPFRLDVSEHKPHLALSAISKPNSESSPSTQSPSLLASQDPAVKPGEYPFKRLPVLKTPSPSLKRSVSFPQSAEKLLPSKSIIKSGFSPNLDKKLNKPGCVEFKQDIIKSQTLPRSNGAQAKRALFERMNSEPTK; the protein is encoded by the exons atggATGCGGATAAAGGTGTTCAGGAGTCAACGGTAAGTGAGGCTCTGGTTCAGTTTAAGGCCACCTTGCAAGCGGCCATAAGCGAGGTACATGTGGATGTAAGTGCTTTCAAGCAGCGCATAGAGCAAAGGATTGAGGAGCTGTGCGTTTCCAACAGACCCTTGGCAGAGGCAGTTTCCAGGCTACAGGAGGAAAACGTGCAGCTCAGGGCAAAGCTGGAGACTCTCAACCATCTGGTCGAGGGTCTTGCCGGGATAGAGATAGAGAAGAATTCAGTTGAAGTGAAAAATGGAGAAGAAGCTATAAATAATGGACATGCACAGATTCAGTCCAAGAGCCAGAAAGAGCAAAGGGGTCTGCCTAACTCTGGAAGGTCAGAGTCCAGCCTGTCAAGTCAGTCCACATGCACATACTCTGATCAATCTGGGTCAAGTACAGGATCAagtcatgctgctgctgctgttgctgctcacAGCAACACTCCAGCCCCTCCTCCGTGGAGAGCAAAGAGACATGCTGAAATCAAC GGTACTGACgcaagaggagagaaaaatgttGCCGCAACGGGACAGGAGAGTGGGAAACAAG AAAAGGAGTCCGACGCAGCCCAAAGTGATAAAGCTATTCCCCAGTCCCACCAGCCTCTCACTGCCAACACCAAGCCAAGCTCAGAGTCTTCCACCATGACGAACTCTCCCCAGTCCACAGTGGAAAACCTCGAAAAGCCTG ACCAGGAAGAATCGGGCCTTCTGACCAAACCCCATCTTCCCCTCAGTGCGATGACTAAAGTCAGCTGTGATGCTCCAACTGTTCCTCAGTCTCCTGCTTCAGTGCCCAAAGCACCCAAAGAAACCCCAGTAAAATCAGTGATGTGTCCTGGTGAATGCA ATGCTGATGAACCCCAGCCCCATCTTCCCGTCTCTGCCATGACAACCAAAGCCAGTCCAGAGAGTGTGCTTGCAGCCAAACCTGCTCAgtcttcatcatcagcagcTGGTCCTTGCATGGCAGTGGCTCCAACAGGAGACACGGGAGAATATTCTGCTACAAGAGGTACATTTGGAGCAAAAGAGACGAAATTCCAGGAGTCAGGCGCTGGAGCTCAGACTTTGCCTCATCTTCCACTCACAGCTGTAACCAAAAGCAGCTCTGAGACTGCTCCATCCAAAGCTGATCAGAGTCCAACATCAATACCTGAGTCGCCAAAAATTAAGCGTGGTGATTATCCATTTAGACTTG ATGTTAGTGAACACAAGCCACACTTGGCTCTTTCTGCCATTTCCAAACCCAACTCAGAGTCATCACCATCAACTCAGTCTCCAAGTCTTTTAGCATCACAGGACCCTGCAGTGAAACCAGGGGAATATCCCTTTAAGCGGC TCCCAGTTCTCAAGACACCCAGTCCCAGTCTAAAGAGAAGTGTGAGCTTTCCTCAGTCTGCAg AAAAATTACTTCCCTCCAAATCAATCATAAAATCTGGTTTCTCACCTAATTTGGACAA GAAACTGAACAAACCAGGGTGTGTTGAGTTTAAGCAGGATATAATCAAATCACAAACACTTCCACGCTCAAACGGGGCTCAGGCCAAACGGGCTCTTTTTGAAAGGATGAACTCAGAGCCtacaaagtaa
- the tlcd3a gene encoding ceramide synthase isoform X2, whose protein sequence is MATTAGVLVVSSCWGNVINDRHWLATYFVIWYGVPYMTYDIFAMYLSHYYHFRVKGHEDYKQHSLRTVNCFVRREFLLVLHHIALLTILLPITLFFRNDQGDFFIGCLFLTELSTPFVSLGKILIQLGLQNCWLHKLNGCMVLFIFFMCRIALFPFMYWMYGRHYSIPLYSVPFHLPLSTNIGNSCILAPQVYWFVLLCCKGYRLYKRSHRSDSSPASAETSKND, encoded by the exons ATGGCAACCACAGCAGGAGTCCTCGTTGTGTCTTCGTGCTGGGGAAACGTCATTAATGACAG GCACTGGCTGGCCACCTACTTTGTTATCTGGTATGGGGTGCCCTACATGACATACGACATCTTTGCCATGTACCTTAGTCACTACTACCATTTCCGCGTCAAAGGACACGAGGATTACAAGCAGCATTCATTGAGGACCGTAAACTGCTTTGTTCGCAGAGAATTCCTGCTGGTGCTGCATCACATCGCCCTGCTCACCATCCTACTGCCTATCACACTG TTTTTCAGAAACGACCAGGGGGATTTCTTCATTGGCTGCTTGTTTCTCACAGAGCTCAGCACACCCTTCGTCTCCCTAGGGAAGATACTTATTCAG CTTGGCCTCCAGAACTGCTGGCTGCACAAGTTAAATGGCTGTATGGTGCTGTTCATCTTCTTCATGTGCCGCATCGCCCTCTTCCCCTTCATGTACTGGATGTATGGCCGCCACTACAGCATCCCGCTCTACAGTGTGCCCTTCCACCTGCCACTCTCCACTAACATTGGCAACTCTTGCATCCTGGCACCGCAGGTCTACTGGTTTGTCCTGCTCTGCTGCAAGGGCTACCGTCTGTACAAGCGAAGTCATAGGTCTGACTCGTCTCCTGCGTCCGCTGAAACTTCTAAGAATGATTGA
- the tlcd3a gene encoding TLC domain-containing protein 3A isoform X1, protein MLQVLACGAVVFPGLFFAFKRILPCVFKHWSDADVVLVSERLVSSIHAIMATTAGVLVVSSCWGNVINDRHWLATYFVIWYGVPYMTYDIFAMYLSHYYHFRVKGHEDYKQHSLRTVNCFVRREFLLVLHHIALLTILLPITLFFRNDQGDFFIGCLFLTELSTPFVSLGKILIQLGLQNCWLHKLNGCMVLFIFFMCRIALFPFMYWMYGRHYSIPLYSVPFHLPLSTNIGNSCILAPQVYWFVLLCCKGYRLYKRSHRSDSSPASAETSKND, encoded by the exons ATGTTGCAAGTTTTAGCGTGTGGCGCCGTAGTTTTCCCGGGTCTCTTCTTCGCCTTCAAGAGGATCCTACCGTGTGTGTTCAAACACTGGAGCGATGCCGACGTGGTGCTGGTTAGTGAGAG ACTGGTATCCTCCATCCATGCCATCATGGCAACCACAGCAGGAGTCCTCGTTGTGTCTTCGTGCTGGGGAAACGTCATTAATGACAG GCACTGGCTGGCCACCTACTTTGTTATCTGGTATGGGGTGCCCTACATGACATACGACATCTTTGCCATGTACCTTAGTCACTACTACCATTTCCGCGTCAAAGGACACGAGGATTACAAGCAGCATTCATTGAGGACCGTAAACTGCTTTGTTCGCAGAGAATTCCTGCTGGTGCTGCATCACATCGCCCTGCTCACCATCCTACTGCCTATCACACTG TTTTTCAGAAACGACCAGGGGGATTTCTTCATTGGCTGCTTGTTTCTCACAGAGCTCAGCACACCCTTCGTCTCCCTAGGGAAGATACTTATTCAG CTTGGCCTCCAGAACTGCTGGCTGCACAAGTTAAATGGCTGTATGGTGCTGTTCATCTTCTTCATGTGCCGCATCGCCCTCTTCCCCTTCATGTACTGGATGTATGGCCGCCACTACAGCATCCCGCTCTACAGTGTGCCCTTCCACCTGCCACTCTCCACTAACATTGGCAACTCTTGCATCCTGGCACCGCAGGTCTACTGGTTTGTCCTGCTCTGCTGCAAGGGCTACCGTCTGTACAAGCGAAGTCATAGGTCTGACTCGTCTCCTGCGTCCGCTGAAACTTCTAAGAATGATTGA